CCAGCGAGCACCTCAAGGGCATACACTTCTTCGCGGCTGACGTGCTTCGATCCGCCGATGGCGGTGCGCAGTACCGGGACCTTATAGCCCATGATCAGGTAAGGCACCTTGGCCGGTTGCCGGACGGTCACGCGGCGTATCCCTTTTTGTACCACCTCCGTGCGGGACTTCACGGGCAGCACGGGGGACTTCGGCACCGGCCCGAAATATTTCTTAGCCAGCGCGGCGACCTCATCCGTGACGACATCGCCCACCACCACGACAACGGCGTTGTTCGGCGCATACCAGCGCCGATACCAACTGCGGAGATCGGTCGCGTTGAGCTGTTCAATGTCGTTCATCCAACCGATGATCGGCTGTCGGTAGGGACTCGTTTGAAACGAAAGCGCCCGGGCTGTCTCGGCAAACAGGGCCTCCGGGTTGTCCTCCGTGCGCAACCGCCGCTCTTCCATGACCACCTTGATTTCTTTGGCGAATTCCTGGTCCGACAGCGTCAGTCCTCGCATCCGATCCGCTTCGAGCCCGAAGCTCACGGCGAGGTGTGCCCTGTCCAGCTTTTGAAAGTAGGCGGTGTAATCGATCCCGGTGAAGGCGTTTTCTTCCCCGCCGTGCTCCGAAATAATGCGCGAGAACTCGCCGGGACCGTGCCGCGCCGTGCCTTTGAACATCATGTGCTCAAGCGCGTGCGAGATCCCCGTGATGCCACCGTGCTCGTAACTCGATCCGACTTTGTACCACACTTGCGACACCACCACCGGCGCGCGATGATCTTCCTGCACGATGACCTTGAGTCCGTTTTCAAGTGAGAATTCACGCGCCTCGCCCGCGGCGTGGGTTGGCGTTATCGCCGTAAACGCCAGGCTCGCGATCCCTAATTTAAATAACCTCGACAATGCCCCTCCTTCGCACCTTGTTGGAAACGCGACTGCATCGAAAGCTAGCATACCGCAACCCACGTAGTTAGCCCAACGTCGCCGGGCCAGCCCTGCCCTTCGTAAGCCGATGGCAAGGGTGGTAGGATGGTCGCCCCGATTCATGCCTAATCATCCGACCGCCAAAATTCCGGCCGCCGCCATTGCATGATCCGACCAAGCGCCGCGCCACCATGGGCTTTAGAGAAGGCCTAAGACGCACCCGCGAACGGCTCGGCGCGGGCTTCGCGCGGCTCACGCACCTGGGCGCGAGCATCGATGCTACGACCTTGGAACAGATTGAAACGCTGCTGCTCGAGGCGGATGTCGGGGTCGAAACCACCGAGCGCATCATCGCTAAACTCGCGCTGCATGTGAAACGGCGCGAGCTTAGCCGAACGGATCGGCTATTCCAAGCGTTACGCGCGGAGCTCCTCGAAAACTTGGCGCCCGTCTCCCGCCCGCTCATCATCCCGCCAAGCCCCCCGAGCCCCTTTGTCCTACTGATGGTGGGTGTCAACGGGACCGGCAAGACCACCACGATTGGAAAGCTGGCTCACCTCTTGTGCACTCGTGGCCGCTCCGTCGCGGTCGCGGCCGCCGATACCTTTCGCGCCGCCGCGGTCGAGCAACTGACCGTCTGGGGCGAGCGCGCGGGGGTTCCGGTCACGGCGAAGGCGGGTGGGAGCGATCCGGCCGCCGTCGCCTTCGAGGCCTTTGAAAACGCGGCGGCGCGCGGCACGGAGGTTTTGATCGTCGATACCGCCGGCCGTTTGCATACGCAACAGAACCTCATGGACCAGTTGAAAAAAATCCGCCGGGTGCTGGGCAAAATCGATCCCGGCGCCCCGCACGAAACCATGCTGGTGGTCGATGCAACCACCGGTCAAAACGCGCTCAATCAAGGCGCTCAGTTTCATGAGGCGGTAACGCTGAGCGGCGTTACCTTGACGAAGCTCGACGGGACGGCGCGCGGAGGAATCGTCTTTGCCTTGGCGGAACGCCTCAAGATCCCGATCCGATTTATCGGGCTGGGTGAAAAAATCGATGACCTCAAGGAATTCGATCCGGCGGAGTTCGTCGATGCCCTATTAAATGGACCCAAGAGCGACCATTGAGCCCGCGCTGTGGGCGCGCCGCGACAGGAACCTATGGGTTGAATTAGCACTCTTAATCCGTGAGTGCTAGTATAGTGAAATGCAACCGGGGAGAATAGCTTCGATGACCCAAGCCTTGGAATTACCGCTAACGCTGCCCACGGGCTCGCTTGCGACCTATATCAATTCCGTGAACCGGATACCGATGTTGAGCGCCGCCGAGGAGCGGGAACTGGCGCTGCGATATCGCCACGATGATGATCTAGACGCCGCCCGCCGATTGGTCATGTCGCATCTCCGCTTTGTGGTGCGCGTGGCGCGCGGGTATAACGGTTACGGTTTGGCGCAGGCGGATCTGATCCAGGAAGGCAATATCGGTCTCATGAAGGCCGTTAAGCGATTTGACCCCGCCGTTGGCGTTCGGTTAGTGTCCTTCGCCGTGCACTGGATCCGCGCCGAGATGCACGAGTTCATCTTGCGCAACTGGCGCATCGTGAAAGTCGCCTCCACCAAAGCCCAGCGTAAGCTGTTCTTTAACCTGCGCAACGCCAAGAAACGCCTCGGGTGGATGAGTCCAGAAGAAGTGCAAGACGTGGCGCGCGATCTTGGGGTGCATCCACGGACCGTTGTGGAGATGGAAGAGCGCCTTAACGCCTATGACACGTCCTATGATCACGCTAACGATGAGGATGCCGCGGCGCCCGCGAATTACCTGGAGGATCGGCGCTTCGAGCCCCAGGCACTCGCCGAATATGACGAGATGCATCACGATCGGGAAGATCTCCTGCATACGGCGCTGGCGACCCTCGACGAACGCAGCCGGGACATCGTGACCCGCCGGTGGTTGCAAGAGGACAAATCCACGCTCCAAGATCTTGCGCGCGAGTACGCGGTCTCGGCGGAACGGATCCGGCAACTCGAGCAGTCCGCCTTCAAAAAACTGCGCTCGACGCTTGATGTTACGGCGTTACTGCCCGCGCCGGGTCAGTGATCCGCCGGGAGTTGGCGCACGCGATACCAAATCGAGATCAAATAGAGCGCTAGGAAAACGGCAGAATAGTATTCCTGCGCCACGCTGTAGCGGATCGCCAGCGGCAACGGGCCTATTCCAAACCAATCTTCCAGCCGGTCCGGTAATCGGATCAGTATGGCCAGCAGGGCAGCTCTTGGAGAGGGGTTTCCGTCGCTGGGGCCGACCTAAAGGAGGGCATAGAGGGTCGCCACGCGGTCGGATAGGAGCAACAAGAACAGCCCCGCCAGATAGGCAATCGAAAAGGTAAAGGTCTTCATTGCCCAACGGTCGGTAGGATCGCGCTGCATGCGCATGACGTGATACAGGAAGAGCGCATCGAGAACGATGGCGCCCGTAAGATAAAGCACTCCACTCATATAAGTCGCGAAGGGTAGTAAGCTCACCATGGATAAAATCACGGTGTAAAGAAAGATCTGCAGGTGTGTGTAGTCGACTCCGTGAGTAATGGGCAGCATCGGGATGTCCGCGCGCGCGTAGTCGTGGCGGCGGTAAATGGCCAGCGACCAGAAGTGCGGCGGTGTCCAGGCGAAGATGATCAGAAACAACAACAAGGCATGGGGATCAATCGTGCCGGTCATTGCAACCCAGCCTAGGACCGGAGGCGCCGCCCCGGCGGCCCCGCCGATAACGATGTTTTGCGGTGTCGCTCGCTTCAGGTACAGCGTGTACACCACTGCATAGCCGATCAAAGATACTGCCGTTAAGACCGCCGTCAACACGTTGACATAGGCGATCAATATTGTCATCGACGCCGTACCCATAATCGCCGCGAAGATCAGCGCGCGGGACTTGTCTACGGATCCTTGCGGAAGCGGTCTGTGTTGGGTCCGGATCATCAATGCGTCGAT
Above is a genomic segment from Pseudomonadota bacterium containing:
- a CDS encoding insulinase family protein gives rise to the protein MTPTHAAGEAREFSLENGLKVIVQEDHRAPVVVSQVWYKVGSSYEHGGITGISHALEHMMFKGTARHGPGEFSRIISEHGGEENAFTGIDYTAYFQKLDRAHLAVSFGLEADRMRGLTLSDQEFAKEIKVVMEERRLRTEDNPEALFAETARALSFQTSPYRQPIIGWMNDIEQLNATDLRSWYRRWYAPNNAVVVVVGDVVTDEVAALAKKYFGPVPKSPVLPVKSRTEVVQKGIRRVTVRQPAKVPYLIMGYKVPVLRTAIGGSKHVSREEVYALEVLAG
- the ftsY gene encoding signal recognition particle-docking protein FtsY; this translates as MGFREGLRRTRERLGAGFARLTHLGASIDATTLEQIETLLLEADVGVETTERIIAKLALHVKRRELSRTDRLFQALRAELLENLAPVSRPLIIPPSPPSPFVLLMVGVNGTGKTTTIGKLAHLLCTRGRSVAVAAADTFRAAAVEQLTVWGERAGVPVTAKAGGSDPAAVAFEAFENAAARGTEVLIVDTAGRLHTQQNLMDQLKKIRRVLGKIDPGAPHETMLVVDATTGQNALNQGAQFHEAVTLSGVTLTKLDGTARGGIVFALAERLKIPIRFIGLGEKIDDLKEFDPAEFVDALLNGPKSDH
- the rpoH gene encoding RNA polymerase sigma factor RpoH encodes the protein MTQALELPLTLPTGSLATYINSVNRIPMLSAAEERELALRYRHDDDLDAARRLVMSHLRFVVRVARGYNGYGLAQADLIQEGNIGLMKAVKRFDPAVGVRLVSFAVHWIRAEMHEFILRNWRIVKVASTKAQRKLFFNLRNAKKRLGWMSPEEVQDVARDLGVHPRTVVEMEERLNAYDTSYDHANDEDAAAPANYLEDRRFEPQALAEYDEMHHDREDLLHTALATLDERSRDIVTRRWLQEDKSTLQDLAREYAVSAERIRQLEQSAFKKLRSTLDVTALLPAPGQ
- the cyoE gene encoding heme o synthase, whose amino-acid sequence is MFDTLELQSTASWRAYVDLCKPRVVALIMLTAIVGMLLAPSLALQPFICGTAGIALAASAAAVINHVADHRIDALMIRTQHRPLPQGSVDKSRALIFAAIMGTASMTILIAYVNVLTAVLTAVSLIGYAVVYTLYLKRATPQNIVIGGAAGAAPPVLGWVAMTGTIDPHALLLFLIIFAWTPPHFWSLAIYRRHDYARADIPMLPITHGVDYTHLQIFLYTVILSMVSLLPFATYMSGVLYLTGAIVLDALFLYHVMRMQRDPTDRWAMKTFTFSIAYLAGLFLLLLSDRVATLYALL